A stretch of DNA from Saccharomycodes ludwigii strain NBRC 1722 chromosome I, whole genome shotgun sequence:
GCTTGTGCTTCAGTCGCACGTAAactacaagaaaaaaaaaagaaaagaaaaggaacGAAAAAATAAGTATAATGCTAAAAGGTTGAACCgatattaaatttactCTCCTATTGCTTATATTTTCTATGGATAACTTAGCGCTATCATCTACTCTTGCAAATAGCTCATTCTGTGACATTcacaatatttttcatgGAGAAACTATTTtagctatttttttttttgttttctcggattaattgtttttaattgttttattacaCTTTTTTCCATAagtttttccatttttcaCAAAAATAGTTCAACATCTTTTCATGTTAATGGTTTAGAGATTTTTAGTAGTAAAGTTGCaggacttttttttttttacaaaaaccATAATAGTATGAAAATAAGGAGGAAGCAAGACCCCCTcctaaaaaaagaagaaaaaaatggggagatatagtttttaaaaataaacatggGGGTTTTTTCTTGTATATCCACATCATTGGGTGGTAATTTAATTAGTTTACcgaactttttttatttattttttttttttttttcaaatagaAAGTAATCAAAGTTATGTTAAATAAAGTTTCTCAATCTTTTAGatattcatatataaataaagacTTAAAATAGTCTCCCTTATgattttctcttttcaatatcttaacttttttttttttcttaggtcatttatataattgtaATTCATTATCAGTTAAGAAAACAAACAAGACAAAGACTGCACCaaacattaaaatatataatatacacacatatatttaattgtttaataaagtCAAAGATAAAttactaatattataactaaTTTCAAAGGtataatatacttttaGACGCATATATCTGCACAgatacaaacaaaaaaaaagaaaaaaaaaaaaataataatgtcaaCTTCACAAGGAGAAGGGTCAGctgctgctgttgctgCCACTACTGCCGACCAGCACGATGTTTCCAGTATACATTCTAATGGTTCTCATTTGAGTACACCATCTAATATAAAGGGATCTTCCGAGGATTATGATAATTTTGATAACGAAAACAAGGAAGGAGGGGAAAATGATGCTCCACAACCAGTTGAAATGCCAAAAAAATCTGGTGGTGCCTATGTAGGTGTCTCATTGTTGTGTGCGATGATCGCCTTTGGTGGTTATGTTTTCGGTTGGGATACTGGTACTATTTCTGGTTTTGTTGCCCAAACGGATTTTTTGAGAAGATTTGGTTCATATAATCATAATACTGGTAAATACTATTTGAGTAATGCCAGAATGGGTTTAGTTGTCgctattttcaatattggTTGTGCCATCGGTGGTTTGACTTTGGGTAGATTGGGTGATATGTACGGTAGAAAAATTGGTTTGATGGCTGTTACTCTTGTTTACGTCATTGGTATTCTTATTCAAATCTGTTCTTTTAACAAATGGTATCAATATTTCATTGGTAGAATTATTTCTGGTTTGGGTGTTGGTGGTATTTCCGTTTTGTCGCCTATGATGATTGGTGAAACTGCTCCAAAACATTTAAGAGGTACTTTAGTTGCGTGTTACCAATTGATGATTACTTTGGGTATCTTTTTAGGTTATTGTACTAATTTTGGTACTAAGAACTACAGTAACGAAGTGCAATGGAGGGTTCCATTAGGTTTGTCATTTGCCTGGGCTTTGTTTATGGTGGGTGGTATGACTTTTGTTCCAGAGTCATCTCGTTATTTATGtgaaaaagataaagtTGAACAAGCTAGACATTCCATTGCCACTGTCAACAAGCTTTCGATTGATGATCCATCTGTTCAAGCTGAAttggatattattatggCTGGTGTTGAAGCAGAAAGATTAGCTGGTAGCGCCACTATCGGTGAGTTGTTTTCCACCAAGACTAAGGTGTTCCAAAGATTAATTATGGGTATTATGTTACAAAGTTTGCAACAATTGACAGGTGATAACTATTTCTTCTACTACGGTACTGTTGTTTTCTCATCCGTTGGTTTGCCTGATACTTTTGAGACtgctattgttattggtattgttaACTTTTTCAGTACATTTGTTGGTATTTGGGTTGTCGGTCAATTTGGTCGTCGTACTTGTTTGCTATGGGGTGCTGCCACTATGACAGCTTGTATGGTTGTTTTCGCATCTGTTGGTGTTACAAGATTATATCCTCATGGTAAGAGTCAACCTTCTAGTAAAGGTGCCGGTAACTGTATGATTGTTTTCACATGTTTCTATCTTTTCTGTTTTGCTACCACCTGGGCCCCATTAGCATATGTTGTTATCAGTGAATCTTATCCATTGAGAGTTAAATCCAAGTGTATGGCTCTTGCTACTGCTGCCAATTGGATCTGGGGTTTcttaatttcatttttcacaCCATTTATCACTTCTGCCATTGGTTTCTGTTACGGTTATGTTTTCATGGGATGTTTAGTTTTCATGTTCTTCTACGTGTTCTTCTTTGTTCCAGAAACTAAAGGTTTGAGTTTAGAAGAAGTCAACGATATGTGGTTAGAAGGTGTTTTACCATGGAAATCTGCTTCCTGGGTTCCAGCTAGTAAGAGAGGTGCTGATTATGATGCTGATGCTTTGCAACATGATGAAAAGAAGGGTTTAAAGAGATTCTTTTAGGGCTGATGATtcattgatttttatttttatttttttttttttttaaaaaaaaacattgatATTTTGGATCTTCCGGTTGGTTGTAggagatatttttttttttttttctttctcttttctatttatatgtacttttctatatttaatttttactATACATTTAATgacttatatatatttttaaaattctttactttattttaagttttttttctttttttatgcCAACTTGgtggtttatttttataagaCGAGTGTTGGATGCTAGATAACGAATCGAAACagcttttttttgattaggTTTTAGGGAAAAGATATCTAcctattttattcttatttttttgaataatttgaactgtaattttgttgttaagataataaaaaggaaagagtTTGTTTACAAATTAGagaaaatagaaaagtgaagtaaaaaaaaaaaaatcaatttatacattattaaattttaaaattacaaatctaatacattaataatactactCTATTAAATAATAGGTGCTAtaatataacaataataattttggagaataacgataatatatatatatctatgtataataaaagaaaagaaaagaaaaggaaggAATTATTCTTGTTATAGTGATATATCGAAAAAGACGAACTTGttaccattatttttgAGTAATTTACTATTACAACAGAAAAGTGGGAGGcataacaataattttgatTAATTTTAGTCTTGCTTTAATATATTGTTTTGTCTAAATGGTTGCTATAACTTTCTTGATGATCCTTGTTGTCGTTATTTTTGCTTCTCTTCTCTTCACTGCCGTCAGTATCACtgtcatcattatcatgaATAGCATttgtactattattattattattaacgttattagtattactgctattactactactgctattatcattattattattattatcatcgatactattattattattattatttttattatttttatttttatccctagcattattattagtataatATCCAGATTCTCTCTTtcttatttcttctttgtAATTATTCTGTAATAAACGTAAAGCTTTCTCTACACCAGATTTATGGTCACTAGTAATGGTAAAACTTCTAGAGCCGTTATTATCGACTTTTTCGGAAACTTTGATTGAACACTTGGCAAATTTTCTTAAATTAACAATTCTGTTACCTTTATAGCCCATTAAGGCACCAACGTATTCCTTGGGAACATTGAAAACTTCTTTAAAGGTAGTATGTGGGTAATATTGTCTGCCATGCTTGATATGTGCAAAACTTGCAATTAAAGTTTCATTTACTTCAATCAAGCACTTGGCAATGGAAGCCGGATGACCTTGAAATTCCAAAATACGGTCATCACTTTCATACAATTCCTTTTTAGAGGCTACTATCTTAACACCGTAGGTAgaaatcaaatttttaattcttttaccTTGGGTGCCGATTATAACGGCGATTTCGCTATCTGATAAAATCAATCTCAAATTGCCGATAGAAAATAGATATTCTTCTTCAGCTTTGGTACTTTCGCTTTTCATAGCGTTGTCATGGAGCTCACCTTCTTCTAGTAACTCTTCATCACCCAATTCGTCAATTGTTGGTTTTGGTAGtataaaattcaaaacTTTATAGGAATGGTTAACATATCTTTCATTAAATGGGATTTCCCTGTTCAAGACAGCGACACAATCAGCAATGGCATTACAAACATCAACTAAATCGCCGCCACAGGTTAAGACACGATCACTGCACCGTGGAATTTGTGGGGATAGAGATAATTTAACATTATGTTCTTGTCTAATGTTTTCAATAGTATTACCACCCTTACCAATTAAACTGGATGCCTCTTTAATAGATAGTAGAACACGGTTGGTAATTAAGATCTttgtttgttgttgttgttgttgctctTGATTTTCTTCCATGTTTAGTATtggttatatatatatatatatatatatatatttccttTCTCTACTTTTAGTAGAatcataaaaattataagaTTTTGGAATAGTTGAGAAGGAAGACTTGGTTAGCTaattgaaaaaggaaatagaGGGGAAAGggaaacagaaaaaaaaaaaaaacacaaaagaagaaaaaaagattaaaataatttaaaaccagcaaaaaaaaaaaaaaaaaaaaaaaaaaaaagaaaggaaaaaaaagaaaaaaagaaaattagacaacaacaacaacaacttcGCTTGCCTGTTCGTACTTTGTTCAATTTCTCGTTGATTTTCCAGAtcaaaaagtaaaagttGTTTACAGGGgaagaaataatttaaaaaatggaaattactTATGGTATCTTTTTATTGCCCCCATGTAGAGTCGAACTAACgatatttccttttttttcttttcccttttcttttttacgATGGCGATAATATCTAAATAATATCCAAGTGGCAATGTTTCCTTTGACGGTGGGGGAGGAAAAGGGAGAGATttacataaataaataatattactaataaatgttaataatattaataatgttgtaattttcctttctttccttctttCGTACATAACGATCTTATCTTACCAAT
This window harbors:
- a CDS encoding sugar porter family MFS transporter (similar to Saccharomyces cerevisiae YLR081W | GAL2 | GALactose metabolism); translation: MSTSQGEGSAAAVAATTADQHDVSSIHSNGSHLSTPSNIKGSSEDYDNFDNENKEGGENDAPQPVEMPKKSGGAYVGVSLLCAMIAFGGYVFGWDTGTISGFVAQTDFLRRFGSYNHNTGKYYLSNARMGLVVAIFNIGCAIGGLTLGRLGDMYGRKIGLMAVTLVYVIGILIQICSFNKWYQYFIGRIISGLGVGGISVLSPMMIGETAPKHLRGTLVACYQLMITLGIFLGYCTNFGTKNYSNEVQWRVPLGLSFAWALFMVGGMTFVPESSRYLCEKDKVEQARHSIATVNKLSIDDPSVQAELDIIMAGVEAERLAGSATIGELFSTKTKVFQRLIMGIMLQSLQQLTGDNYFFYYGTVVFSSVGLPDTFETAIVIGIVNFFSTFVGIWVVGQFGRRTCLLWGAATMTACMVVFASVGVTRLYPHGKSQPSSKGAGNCMIVFTCFYLFCFATTWAPLAYVVISESYPLRVKSKCMALATAANWIWGFLISFFTPFITSAIGFCYGYVFMGCLVFMFFYVFFFVPETKGLSLEEVNDMWLEGVLPWKSASWVPASKRGADYDADALQHDEKKGLKRFF
- the HEK2 gene encoding Hek2p (similar to Saccharomyces cerevisiae YBL032W | HEK2 | HEterogeneous nuclear rnp K-like gene); translated protein: MEENQEQQQQQQTKILITNRVLLSIKEASSLIGKGGNTIENIRQEHNVKLSLSPQIPRCSDRVLTCGGDLVDVCNAIADCVAVLNREIPFNERYVNHSYKVLNFILPKPTIDELGDEELLEEGELHDNAMKSESTKAEEEYLFSIGNLRLILSDSEIAVIIGTQGKRIKNLISTYGVKIVASKKELYESDDRILEFQGHPASIAKCLIEVNETLIASFAHIKHGRQYYPHTTFKEVFNVPKEYVGALMGYKGNRIVNLRKFAKCSIKVSEKVDNNGSRSFTITSDHKSGVEKALRLLQNNYKEEIRKRESGYYTNNNARDKNKNNKNNNNNNSIDDNNNNNDNSSSSNSSNTNNVNNNNNSTNAIHDNDDSDTDGSEEKRSKNNDNKDHQESYSNHLDKTIY